A section of the Solitalea canadensis DSM 3403 genome encodes:
- a CDS encoding UDP-N-acetylmuramate--L-alanine ligase: MNVHFISIGGSAMHNLAIALHKKGYKVTGSDDEVFEPSKSRLAKHGLLPESIGWNPENIHSELDAVILGMHARADNPELIKAKELGLKIYSYPEYIYEQSKDKTRVVIGGSHGKTTITAMILHVLHQCNVDCDYLVGAQLAGFDTMVRITKDAPVIIIEGDEYLSSPIDRRPKFHLYKANLAILSGIAWDHINVFPTFENYVEQFKIFLDTIEPKGFLAYCELDAELKKLVQSYPNTHFETVGYGLPKFKVENGVTTLLTADGDVAIEVFGEHNLMNMNGARLICNKLGVSDVEFYKAIASFKGASKRLELVAKNDQTAVYKDFAHSPSKLKATTAAMKAQFPERKLIAAMELHTFSSLNKNFLKEYDGSMATADEALVYFNHHTIEHKKLEPISEEQVKEAFNSDNIQVFTDSKKLETYLLAQKWKNANLLLMSSGNFDGIDFKELAEKVLN; this comes from the coding sequence ATGAACGTACATTTTATTTCAATTGGCGGAAGTGCAATGCACAATCTGGCCATTGCATTACATAAAAAGGGATATAAGGTTACCGGATCAGATGATGAGGTTTTTGAACCTTCAAAGTCTCGTTTAGCAAAACACGGATTGTTGCCAGAAAGTATCGGGTGGAATCCGGAGAATATTCACTCCGAGCTAGATGCTGTTATTTTAGGTATGCATGCCCGCGCCGATAACCCTGAGTTGATCAAGGCAAAGGAGTTGGGACTTAAAATCTATTCTTATCCTGAATATATTTATGAACAATCAAAAGACAAAACACGTGTGGTAATTGGTGGTAGTCATGGTAAAACAACCATTACTGCAATGATTCTTCATGTATTGCATCAATGTAATGTTGATTGTGATTATTTGGTTGGTGCACAATTGGCCGGTTTTGATACCATGGTTCGTATTACCAAAGATGCTCCGGTAATAATTATTGAGGGCGATGAATACTTGTCGTCACCGATCGATCGTCGCCCGAAGTTTCATTTGTATAAAGCCAATTTGGCAATTTTAAGCGGTATTGCCTGGGATCACATTAATGTATTTCCAACTTTTGAGAACTATGTTGAGCAGTTCAAAATCTTTTTGGACACTATTGAGCCTAAAGGCTTTTTAGCTTATTGTGAGTTGGACGCTGAATTAAAAAAACTAGTTCAAAGCTATCCGAATACTCATTTTGAAACAGTTGGGTATGGCTTGCCTAAATTTAAGGTAGAGAATGGAGTTACAACTTTGTTAACTGCGGACGGTGATGTTGCAATAGAGGTTTTTGGCGAACATAACCTGATGAATATGAATGGTGCCCGTTTAATCTGTAATAAATTGGGCGTTTCGGATGTCGAATTCTATAAAGCAATCGCAAGTTTTAAGGGGGCTTCAAAACGTTTGGAGCTGGTGGCTAAAAATGATCAAACTGCAGTATATAAAGATTTTGCCCACTCTCCTTCGAAGTTAAAGGCCACCACAGCAGCAATGAAGGCTCAGTTTCCGGAGCGAAAATTAATCGCAGCAATGGAATTGCATACGTTCAGTAGCTTAAATAAGAATTTTCTAAAAGAGTATGATGGATCGATGGCTACTGCAGATGAAGCATTGGTTTATTTCAATCATCATACAATTGAGCATAAAAAATTGGAACCTATTTCAGAAGAACAGGTGAAAGAAGCGTTCAATTCGGATAATATCCAAGTATTCACCGATTCAAAAAAGCTGGAGACTTACCTCTTGGCTCAAAAATGGAAAAATGCCAATCTGCTGTTAATGAGTTCCGGCAATTTTGATGGTATTGATTTTAAAGAATTAGCAGAAAAAGTGCTTAACTAA
- a CDS encoding GxxExxY protein: protein MNKLKLKDLVYKVNGAAIEVHKALGPGLLESVYHKCLMHELQLRGVDFYPEMSIPVRYKDIEINTQLKCDLFIENCLVVELKAVDEVLPIHQAQLLSYMKLLKAPMGLLINFNCVNVFNAGQKTYVNEFYEVLS, encoded by the coding sequence ATGAATAAATTAAAATTGAAGGACCTTGTTTACAAGGTTAATGGAGCTGCTATTGAGGTACACAAAGCTTTGGGTCCTGGTTTGCTGGAAAGTGTTTATCACAAATGCCTGATGCATGAGTTGCAATTAAGGGGTGTTGATTTTTATCCGGAAATGTCAATTCCGGTTAGATATAAAGACATTGAGATTAATACACAGCTTAAATGTGACTTGTTTATTGAGAATTGTTTGGTTGTAGAGTTAAAAGCTGTTGATGAAGTCCTTCCAATTCATCAAGCTCAGTTACTGTCTTATATGAAACTGTTAAAGGCTCCCATGGGACTTTTGATCAATTTTAATTGTGTTAATGTTTTCAACGCGGGACAGAAAACCTATGTAAATGAATTCTATGAGGTCCTTTCTTAA
- a CDS encoding metallophosphoesterase produces the protein MPRTFVIGDIHGALKALKQLISKINPVVGDRLIFLGDYVDGWSESSGVIDYLIKLDESFECMFIKGNHDAWCESWLNGNVPNQTWFFNGGDSTIESYITFPVEEKERHLKFFRRMLNYFIDEQNRLFIHAGFSSMHGPEKEQYSSNFSWDRTLWEMALTMDKRITKDSKLYPKRLLLFNEIYIGHTPTLNYDVGVPMQACNVWNIDTGAAFLGKLSAVNIDSKEVFQSDIVQTLYPNENGRNR, from the coding sequence ATGCCCAGAACATTTGTCATAGGAGATATTCACGGAGCATTGAAAGCTTTGAAACAACTTATAAGCAAAATCAACCCTGTTGTTGGCGACAGGCTTATATTTTTAGGGGATTATGTAGATGGATGGTCTGAATCATCAGGTGTAATTGATTATTTGATTAAACTTGATGAATCTTTTGAATGCATGTTTATTAAAGGCAACCACGACGCTTGGTGTGAATCCTGGTTAAACGGCAATGTGCCCAATCAAACCTGGTTTTTTAATGGAGGTGACTCAACGATTGAAAGTTATATCACTTTTCCGGTTGAAGAAAAAGAAAGGCATCTGAAGTTCTTTCGCAGAATGTTAAATTACTTTATAGATGAGCAAAACAGACTATTTATTCACGCTGGCTTTTCTTCTATGCACGGACCAGAGAAGGAACAATATTCAAGCAATTTTTCCTGGGATCGCACCTTATGGGAAATGGCTCTGACAATGGATAAACGTATTACCAAAGATTCTAAACTGTATCCCAAACGATTACTGTTGTTCAACGAAATTTACATAGGCCATACTCCAACTTTAAACTATGATGTAGGCGTACCTATGCAGGCTTGTAATGTTTGGAATATCGATACTGGCGCAGCTTTTCTTGGAAAACTGTCCGCTGTGAACATTGATTCTAAGGAGGTTTTTCAGAGTGACATTGTACAAACGCTCTATCCGAATGAAAACGGCCGAAATAGGTAA
- a CDS encoding ADP-ribosylglycohydrolase family protein: MHRNYIKDALLGLAVGDALGVPVEFMTREEIRTNPVTTMQAFGTHNQPAGTWSDDSSLTFCLAEMLCKGYDLDELALYMIRWKESAFWTAHNHVFDIGIATSQAINLLKKGISPLLSGGNSEQSNGNGSLMRILPLLFYVKEKPIQERFKCVQEISSLTHRHIISAVACFIYLEYALKLLNGVDKLLALTQAGLDVKNFLIMHDLISIEEFDRFKRILPNETGIVTINDLDETEIHSSGYVLHSLEASIWSVLSTNNYNDAVLKAVNLGSDTDTTGAITGGLAGLLYGWQEIPPEWLNLLVKRTDIENLSEKLFAVIY; the protein is encoded by the coding sequence ATGCACCGAAATTATATCAAAGATGCCTTATTAGGCTTAGCTGTTGGTGATGCATTAGGCGTTCCGGTTGAATTTATGACACGGGAAGAAATAAGGACGAATCCGGTTACAACAATGCAAGCATTTGGCACTCATAATCAACCTGCAGGAACTTGGTCTGACGATAGTTCACTAACCTTTTGTTTAGCCGAAATGCTTTGTAAGGGGTATGATTTAGATGAATTGGCTCTTTATATGATTAGATGGAAAGAAAGTGCTTTTTGGACAGCTCATAACCATGTATTTGATATAGGAATAGCCACTTCCCAAGCTATCAATTTGTTAAAAAAGGGAATTTCTCCTTTATTGTCTGGCGGCAATAGCGAGCAAAGCAATGGGAATGGATCTTTAATGAGAATACTTCCACTATTGTTCTATGTTAAAGAAAAACCAATTCAAGAAAGGTTTAAATGTGTTCAAGAAATATCTTCATTAACTCATCGACATATTATTTCGGCAGTCGCATGCTTTATTTATCTCGAATATGCACTAAAACTTTTGAATGGCGTCGATAAACTTCTGGCTCTAACTCAGGCTGGACTTGATGTAAAAAACTTTTTAATAATGCATGATTTAATTTCCATTGAAGAGTTTGATAGATTTAAAAGAATACTGCCAAATGAAACTGGCATTGTAACTATCAACGATCTCGACGAAACTGAAATTCATTCATCAGGTTATGTTTTACATTCTCTGGAAGCAAGTATTTGGAGTGTGCTTTCAACTAACAATTACAACGATGCTGTATTAAAAGCGGTTAACTTAGGTAGTGATACAGATACAACAGGTGCCATCACTGGAGGATTGGCTGGGTTATTATACGGTTGGCAGGAAATTCCTCCGGAATGGCTGAATTTACTTGTTAAGCGTACTGACATAGAAAATCTTAGTGAAAAACTTTTTGCCGTTATTTACTAG
- a CDS encoding RNA 2'-phosphotransferase, translating into MNEKQIKGISKFLSYVLRHNPQEINLSLDANGWASVNELIEKARIKNIEITIDELEVIVSQNDKQRFTFNDEHTKIRASQGHSINIELDLKTTEPPEYLYHGTVTKFINAIKSEGLKKMSRQHVHLSMDRTTAEKVGSRIGIPVILSIRSGAMHRDGFPFFISDNGVWLTDSVPNLYIEF; encoded by the coding sequence ATGAATGAAAAACAAATTAAGGGAATAAGCAAATTTTTAAGCTATGTTCTTCGACATAATCCTCAAGAGATCAATCTTTCTCTTGATGCTAACGGCTGGGCATCCGTTAATGAACTGATTGAAAAAGCTAGAATAAAGAACATTGAAATCACAATAGATGAGTTAGAAGTGATCGTATCGCAAAATGATAAACAACGTTTCACTTTTAACGATGAACATACTAAAATTAGGGCAAGCCAAGGCCATTCGATCAACATTGAGCTTGATTTAAAAACGACAGAACCTCCTGAATATTTATACCATGGCACTGTTACTAAGTTTATCAACGCTATTAAATCAGAAGGTCTAAAGAAGATGAGTCGCCAGCATGTTCACTTAAGCATGGACCGAACAACTGCGGAAAAAGTCGGAAGTCGCATAGGCATTCCAGTTATACTATCAATCAGAAGTGGGGCAATGCATCGTGATGGGTTCCCGTTCTTCATTTCTGATAATGGAGTTTGGTTAACTGATAGTGTTCCCAACTTGTATATTGAGTTTTAA
- a CDS encoding O-acetyl-ADP-ribose deacetylase, with protein sequence MKIEVIKADITTIAVDAVVNAANSSLLGGGGVDGAIHRKGGSSILEECIKIRERQGGCSTGEAVITTAGNLPAKHVIHTVGPIWNGGNNNEDLLLSNCYTNSLRLAIDNSCKTVAFPNISTGVYHFPKNKAAQIAVDTIQHFKQQELLDKVIFVCFDDENYELYKKLLIK encoded by the coding sequence ATGAAAATTGAAGTTATTAAAGCGGACATCACAACTATAGCAGTTGATGCCGTTGTAAATGCTGCTAATTCTTCATTACTGGGCGGAGGCGGCGTTGATGGGGCTATTCATCGCAAAGGAGGCAGCTCAATCTTAGAGGAATGTATTAAAATCCGTGAACGACAAGGCGGTTGCTCTACTGGCGAAGCTGTAATTACAACAGCGGGGAATTTACCTGCAAAACATGTGATACATACTGTCGGTCCGATATGGAACGGGGGTAACAACAACGAAGACTTGCTATTAAGCAATTGCTATACAAATTCATTAAGGTTAGCGATTGACAACAGTTGTAAAACTGTTGCTTTTCCAAATATTAGTACCGGGGTCTATCATTTTCCAAAGAATAAAGCAGCTCAAATAGCGGTTGATACCATTCAGCATTTTAAGCAACAGGAATTATTGGATAAAGTAATTTTTGTCTGCTTTGATGATGAGAACTATGAATTATATAAGAAACTATTAATAAAATGA
- a CDS encoding NADAR family protein → MNYNNTWLVEKFKSKEKIKYLFFWGHHPSKNGSITQSCFSQWWHSSFEVDGVKYKTAEHWMMAEKARLFDDDIAIEKILKTNTPAEAKKMGRLVKNFNAVIWDQHKFEIVVNGNLHKFSQHDAMKTFLINTKERVLVEASPVDNIWGIGMAADHEHIENPLKWRGENLLGYALMEVRDKLK, encoded by the coding sequence ATGAATTATAATAACACCTGGCTTGTAGAGAAATTCAAGTCAAAAGAAAAAATTAAATACTTGTTCTTTTGGGGACATCACCCTTCAAAAAATGGAAGTATAACTCAATCGTGTTTCAGCCAATGGTGGCATTCCTCTTTTGAGGTTGATGGAGTTAAATACAAAACTGCCGAACATTGGATGATGGCTGAAAAAGCTCGTTTATTCGATGACGATATCGCAATTGAGAAAATATTAAAAACCAACACTCCTGCTGAAGCCAAGAAAATGGGACGATTGGTAAAAAACTTCAATGCAGTAATTTGGGATCAACATAAATTTGAAATTGTTGTAAATGGAAATCTTCATAAGTTTTCTCAGCATGATGCGATGAAAACTTTTTTGATAAATACTAAAGAACGTGTTTTAGTTGAAGCTAGTCCTGTAGATAATATTTGGGGAATCGGTATGGCTGCAGATCATGAACATATCGAAAATCCGTTGAAATGGAGAGGAGAAAATCTACTTGGTTATGCATTAATGGAAGTAAGAGATAAACTTAAATAG
- a CDS encoding NUDIX hydrolase has product MAYYALINPQKFKVVAGTMANDVKWFNVKEIPLLGFDHIQIFEQALDRLKSKISYHPVGFELLDELFTMTELHELFECILDTPMDRRNFRRKILDSGYLINTGKKREGAKNRHPDLYQFAGSNSY; this is encoded by the coding sequence GTGGCTTATTATGCATTAATCAACCCTCAAAAGTTTAAAGTGGTTGCCGGAACAATGGCTAACGATGTAAAATGGTTTAATGTAAAGGAAATACCACTATTAGGTTTCGATCACATTCAGATCTTTGAACAAGCCTTAGATCGTCTTAAATCAAAGATTAGTTACCACCCGGTTGGTTTTGAATTATTGGATGAACTTTTCACAATGACTGAATTGCATGAATTGTTTGAATGTATTCTTGATACTCCAATGGACCGAAGGAATTTCAGAAGAAAGATACTCGATTCGGGGTATTTAATTAATACCGGTAAGAAAAGAGAAGGTGCAAAAAACAGACATCCGGATTTATATCAATTCGCGGGGTCTAATTCATATTAA
- a CDS encoding NUDIX domain-containing protein, translating into MKAFHSYQNPSLAIDLVVFGYHENTLSVLLLNRNEEPFKNQWTLPGGFLQMEETFRNTCSRVLKTKLGIDDLFLEQLYSFDEGTLAGGLSLWLIMH; encoded by the coding sequence ATGAAAGCCTTTCACTCTTATCAAAATCCATCACTGGCAATCGACCTTGTTGTATTTGGTTATCATGAAAATACTTTATCTGTTTTGCTGTTGAACAGAAATGAAGAGCCATTTAAGAACCAATGGACGCTGCCCGGAGGATTTTTGCAAATGGAGGAAACCTTTAGAAACACATGTTCGCGTGTACTAAAAACGAAATTGGGAATTGATGATTTGTTTTTGGAGCAGCTCTATTCATTTGATGAAGGGACCCTCGCGGGCGGGTTATCTCTGTGGCTTATTATGCATTAA
- a CDS encoding FtsK/SpoIIIE family DNA translocase produces the protein MQERTNRFRNENQEPQAEKISQKGKIKYPPKQQEEKKPFFSLPEIDPKVVKITGLFLLIMSIYFLVAFTSYVLTWGEDQSVVMNMTWGKIFSPQEAPVENWMGLWGAMIAHQFIYQWFGVASFIFVFVFFVLGYRLLFKVAVLPVIKALAYSFFFLVFISVLAGYLNGFFSPIPHFLEGVFGYQTNQWLAATLGKTGILGLLVFAALVFVIIAFNPDFSPKKKPLFVPELEETGPRKNRFEDMQDEDKIDFTPRREYSHTTGPIKPNLAYLEEELTPEVRTMELDNKPQNEKTQVVVEEEENEEIDFSLPQQPEEPLPIAEKPVEDDLELSVERTPEEKLAEDLVSQHGEFDPTLDLATYKYPIIDLLDNHGSNKIHVDQEELEENKNKIVNTLGHYGIEIDKIKATIGPTVTLYEIIPAPGVRISKIKNLEDDIALSLAALGIRIIAPIPGKGTIGIEVPNQHPELVSMRSVMATEKFQASTMDLPVALGKTISNEVFIADLAKMPHLLMAGATGQGKSVGINALIASLLYKKHPSQLKFVFVDPKKVELTLYKKIERHFLAKLPGEGEAIITDTKKVVYTLNSLCIEMDNRYELLKDAGVRNLKEYNQKFVSRRLNPENGHRYLPYIVLVIDEFADLIMTAGKEVETPIARLAQLARAIGIHLVIATQRPSVNVITGIIKANFPARLAFRVTAKIDSRTILDAGGADQLIGRGDMLFSTGADLIRLQCAFLDTPEVEKVCDYIGSQRGYTSAYELPEYVGEDGEGSVKDFDMSDRDALFEDAAKLVVIHQQGSTSLIQRKLKLGYNRAGRIIDQLEAAGIVGPFEGSKAREVLYPDEYSLLQYLDSLNSKDN, from the coding sequence ATGCAAGAACGTACCAACCGTTTTAGAAACGAAAACCAAGAGCCTCAAGCTGAGAAAATTAGTCAGAAGGGCAAAATAAAATATCCACCTAAACAACAGGAGGAAAAGAAACCTTTTTTTAGCTTACCCGAAATAGATCCTAAGGTTGTTAAGATTACAGGTCTGTTTTTATTGATCATGTCCATCTACTTTTTGGTAGCTTTTACCTCTTATGTGCTAACATGGGGAGAAGATCAGAGTGTGGTGATGAATATGACATGGGGTAAGATTTTTTCTCCACAGGAAGCACCTGTTGAAAACTGGATGGGATTATGGGGAGCAATGATTGCACACCAGTTTATCTATCAATGGTTTGGGGTTGCATCCTTTATTTTTGTATTCGTATTCTTTGTTTTGGGATACAGACTTTTATTCAAAGTGGCTGTATTACCGGTGATAAAGGCTTTAGCTTATTCATTTTTCTTTTTAGTATTCATATCGGTATTAGCAGGTTATTTAAATGGATTTTTTAGCCCAATTCCTCATTTCCTGGAAGGTGTATTCGGATATCAAACGAATCAATGGCTAGCGGCAACGCTTGGCAAGACAGGTATTTTGGGATTATTAGTATTTGCAGCATTGGTTTTTGTCATTATTGCATTTAACCCTGATTTTTCTCCTAAGAAAAAGCCATTGTTTGTTCCTGAACTTGAAGAAACAGGCCCTCGCAAGAACAGGTTTGAGGATATGCAAGACGAAGATAAGATTGATTTTACTCCACGCAGGGAATACTCACATACAACAGGACCTATTAAGCCTAACCTTGCTTATTTGGAAGAGGAACTAACTCCTGAAGTACGTACAATGGAGCTTGATAATAAGCCGCAGAACGAAAAAACTCAGGTAGTGGTTGAGGAAGAGGAAAATGAAGAAATTGATTTTTCTTTACCTCAACAACCAGAAGAACCGTTGCCGATAGCTGAAAAGCCGGTAGAGGATGATTTGGAGCTAAGTGTAGAGCGGACCCCTGAAGAAAAACTGGCAGAGGACCTGGTTAGTCAGCATGGCGAATTTGATCCAACCTTGGATTTGGCTACCTATAAGTATCCGATAATTGATTTGTTGGATAATCATGGTTCTAATAAAATTCATGTAGATCAGGAAGAGTTAGAGGAGAATAAAAACAAGATTGTAAACACGCTGGGGCATTATGGAATTGAGATTGATAAAATCAAAGCTACTATTGGTCCTACTGTTACATTATATGAAATAATCCCGGCACCGGGAGTTCGTATTTCAAAGATCAAGAATCTTGAAGACGATATTGCATTAAGCCTTGCAGCGTTGGGTATTCGTATTATTGCTCCTATTCCTGGTAAAGGAACCATTGGTATTGAGGTTCCGAATCAACATCCGGAATTAGTTTCAATGCGTTCTGTAATGGCAACGGAGAAATTCCAAGCTTCGACAATGGATTTGCCTGTGGCTCTAGGTAAAACAATTTCGAATGAAGTATTTATTGCAGATTTGGCTAAAATGCCGCACTTACTAATGGCAGGTGCAACCGGTCAGGGTAAATCAGTTGGTATTAATGCACTAATTGCTTCATTATTATACAAAAAACATCCATCTCAATTAAAATTTGTATTCGTCGATCCTAAAAAAGTGGAATTAACACTTTACAAGAAGATCGAAAGACACTTTTTGGCCAAACTTCCGGGTGAAGGTGAAGCTATTATTACTGATACCAAGAAAGTAGTTTACACGCTCAATTCATTATGTATTGAGATGGATAACCGATACGAACTATTGAAAGATGCAGGTGTTCGTAACCTGAAAGAGTATAATCAAAAGTTTGTTTCCAGAAGACTGAATCCTGAAAATGGACACAGGTACTTACCGTATATCGTTCTGGTAATTGATGAGTTTGCCGATTTGATCATGACTGCAGGCAAGGAGGTAGAAACCCCAATTGCACGTTTAGCTCAGCTGGCCCGTGCTATTGGTATTCACCTGGTAATTGCTACTCAACGTCCGTCTGTAAACGTAATTACCGGTATTATTAAGGCTAACTTCCCAGCTCGTTTAGCATTCAGGGTAACTGCGAAAATCGATTCAAGAACAATTTTGGATGCAGGAGGTGCTGATCAGCTGATCGGTAGAGGAGATATGTTATTCTCAACCGGAGCAGATCTTATTCGTTTGCAATGTGCGTTCCTTGATACCCCAGAAGTGGAAAAGGTATGTGATTATATTGGATCGCAACGTGGTTATACCAGTGCATATGAACTTCCTGAATATGTTGGTGAGGATGGAGAAGGTTCAGTGAAGGATTTTGATATGAGCGACCGTGATGCGTTATTTGAAGATGCTGCCAAATTGGTCGTTATTCATCAACAAGGTTCAACCTCTCTTATTCAGCGTAAACTTAAATTAGGTTATAACCGTGCAGGTAGAATTATTGATCAGCTGGAGGCAGCAGGTATTGTGGGGCCATTTGAAGGAAGTAAAGCTCGTGAAGTATTATATCCCGATGAATATTCGTTGTTGCAATATCTTGATAGCTTAAATTCGAAAGATAATTGA
- a CDS encoding LolA family protein, with translation MKKSIFISALAMVVSVAAFAQSPAEKQAKDILTGVSAKYRSFDAIKTDFSYTLENPSEKINETQNGTLYIKQKSNKYKVILGGTELFSDGKLSYTYLKDSKEIQINNLEKNGEGLNPAQIFTIYEKGFKYLLKGEKKEGATTVQLIDLVPVVTKQFSKIELSVDKKQKQLKQIKIFDKNGNRYTYKVKTFVLNPKVDDAFFAFDKKKYPGVEVVDLR, from the coding sequence ATGAAAAAATCAATTTTTATCTCGGCCTTGGCGATGGTGGTATCGGTAGCGGCTTTTGCGCAATCGCCGGCAGAAAAACAGGCAAAAGACATTTTGACAGGTGTCAGTGCCAAGTATCGTTCTTTTGACGCTATTAAAACTGACTTTTCGTATACGCTCGAAAACCCTTCAGAAAAAATCAATGAAACTCAAAATGGAACTTTATACATTAAACAAAAATCGAATAAGTATAAAGTGATTTTGGGTGGAACGGAATTGTTTAGTGATGGCAAACTTTCTTATACCTACTTGAAGGATTCAAAAGAAATACAAATCAATAATTTAGAGAAGAACGGTGAGGGGTTGAACCCAGCGCAGATCTTTACTATTTATGAAAAAGGTTTTAAATATTTGTTGAAAGGTGAGAAGAAGGAAGGGGCTACCACTGTTCAATTGATTGACCTGGTACCTGTAGTTACAAAGCAATTCTCGAAAATTGAATTATCTGTTGATAAAAAACAAAAACAGTTAAAGCAGATTAAAATTTTTGATAAAAACGGTAATCGTTATACTTATAAGGTGAAAACATTTGTTCTGAACCCTAAAGTTGATGATGCATTTTTTGCTTTCGACAAAAAGAAATATCCTGGTGTTGAGGTGGTCGATTTACGATAA
- a CDS encoding MBL fold metallo-hydrolase, with protein sequence MKITFLGTGTSQGVPVIACDCEVCTSTDKRDNRLRSSVLIEWNNTVVVIDCGPDFRYQMLRAKVKKLDAIVFTHEHKDHIAGLDDVRAFNFKHDREMDVYASPRVQEAVVREFAYVFASIKYPGIPKINLVEIGNKPFTVHGIDFIPIEVMHYKLPVLGFRIGDFTYITDAKTISAEEKEKIKGSKVLVLNALQRESHVSHLTLDEAIELAKELKVEQTYLTHISHRLGKHEDVEKILPKGINLAYDGMVLTL encoded by the coding sequence ATGAAAATAACCTTCCTTGGCACCGGAACATCACAAGGTGTACCAGTAATTGCATGTGATTGTGAGGTTTGCACATCGACAGATAAAAGAGATAACAGATTGCGGTCATCAGTGCTGATTGAATGGAATAATACTGTGGTGGTAATTGACTGTGGTCCTGATTTTCGTTACCAGATGTTACGTGCGAAGGTTAAAAAGTTAGATGCCATTGTTTTTACTCATGAACACAAGGATCATATTGCAGGTTTAGACGACGTTCGGGCGTTTAATTTTAAACACGATCGAGAGATGGATGTTTACGCCTCTCCTCGTGTTCAGGAGGCTGTTGTGCGTGAATTTGCTTATGTTTTTGCTTCCATAAAATATCCTGGAATTCCTAAGATAAATCTGGTGGAGATTGGTAATAAGCCATTTACTGTTCATGGCATTGATTTTATTCCAATTGAAGTGATGCATTATAAACTCCCTGTTCTTGGCTTTAGAATAGGAGATTTTACCTATATCACAGATGCTAAAACTATTTCTGCTGAAGAAAAGGAAAAAATAAAAGGATCAAAAGTTTTAGTGCTGAATGCATTGCAGCGGGAAAGTCATGTTTCTCATCTTACTCTCGATGAAGCAATTGAATTAGCTAAGGAATTAAAAGTAGAACAAACGTATCTTACACATATCAGTCATCGGTTAGGTAAACATGAAGATGTGGAGAAAATACTTCCTAAGGGGATTAATCTAGCCTATGACGGAATGGTGTTAACCTTATAG
- a CDS encoding DUF4468 domain-containing protein, translated as MKSSFVIAVILIIGHFSVNAQKNVQIPLRNGKVMYADTVFINNTPKSVIYERSKNWILKNFPIQNKDFNEVNKNDSLITACGSMEFSQMDLHNLNQVVIDYKIQIEVYDNAYVYKFCNFKGRLYEKSQYTSVAASKISIEEDYAQYLKKPKMNDYTRRVKQFYKLINQQLLSFNTDMETKEPVSIEYERGPHLE; from the coding sequence ATGAAATCATCTTTCGTTATTGCCGTTATTTTAATTATCGGTCATTTTTCTGTAAACGCTCAAAAGAATGTTCAAATTCCTCTTAGAAATGGTAAAGTAATGTATGCCGATACTGTTTTTATCAATAATACTCCCAAATCTGTAATATATGAGCGTTCAAAAAACTGGATACTGAAAAACTTCCCAATACAAAACAAGGACTTTAATGAGGTTAATAAAAATGATAGTTTGATTACAGCTTGTGGCTCCATGGAATTTAGTCAGATGGACCTACATAATCTTAATCAGGTAGTTATTGATTATAAAATCCAGATAGAAGTTTATGATAATGCTTATGTGTATAAGTTCTGCAACTTTAAGGGACGACTTTATGAAAAGTCTCAGTATACATCTGTAGCGGCTTCGAAGATAAGTATTGAAGAGGATTATGCTCAATACTTAAAGAAACCTAAAATGAATGATTATACCCGCCGTGTAAAGCAATTCTATAAGTTGATCAATCAACAATTACTTTCTTTTAATACTGATATGGAAACAAAGGAACCTGTTTCTATAGAGTATGAACGCGGGCCACACCTCGAATAA